One window from the genome of Musa acuminata AAA Group cultivar baxijiao chromosome BXJ1-4, Cavendish_Baxijiao_AAA, whole genome shotgun sequence encodes:
- the LOC103980595 gene encoding NADH dehydrogenase [ubiquinone] 1 alpha subcomplex subunit 9, mitochondrial — protein MMQVGWRRSGRRFQEKSPALSTLKSIYPLSSSECGVDRPRYGSTVAVKGTGHLIRKGTGGRSSVSGIVATVFGATGFLGRYVVSQLAKMGSQVLVPFRGSEDSHRHLKLMGDLGQIVPMKYNPRDENSIKAVMAKSNVVFNLIGREYETRNYSFEEVNYAMAEQLALIAKEHGGIMRFVQVSCLGASSSSPSRMLRAKAAAEEAVLRQFPEATIMKPGIMIGTEDRILNRWAQFAKKWSFLPLIGDGSTKIQPVYVIDVAAAIMASLKDDGSSMGKVYELGGPEVYTLHQLAELMYDMIREWPRYVKIPFPIAKAIATPRELLLKKVPFPLPNPDIFNLDQINSFTVDTVVSDNALTFKDLGIVPHKLKGYPVEYLISYRKGGPSFGSTVSERVTAE, from the exons ATGATGCAGGTTGGTTGGAGGCGCTCCGGGCGGCGATTCCAAGAGAAATCGCCCGCTCTCTCGACCTTGAAATCCATCTATCCTTTGTCTTCGTCTG AATGTGGAGTCGATCGCCCTCGTTATGGATCTACGGTTGCTGTGAAGGGAACGGGTCATCTCATCCGCAAGGGAACCGGTGGACGATCTTCTGTCAG TGGAATTGTTGCTACTGTGTTTGGAGCTACTGGATTTCTTGGCCGTTATGTTGTCAGCcagcttg CTAAAATGGGCTCACAAGTGCTGGTTCCTTTTCGGGGATCTGAGGATTCTCACCGGCACCTCAAATTGATGGGCGACCTTGGTCAG ATTGTCCCTATGAAGTACAATCCAAGAGATGAAAATTCAATTAAAGCTGTAATGGCAAAGTCAAATGTGGTCTTCAATCTAATTG GAAGAGAGTACGAGACTCGAAACTACAGTTTTGAAGAAGTGAACTATGCCATGGCTGAACAACTTGCATTG ATTGCTAAAGAACATGGAGGTATAATGAGATTCGTACAAGTTTCTTGCTTAGGGGCATCTTCTTCATCTCCTTCCAGAATGTTGAGGGCAAAGGCTGCAGCAGAGGAGGCTGTACTTAGACAGTTCCCAGAG GCCACAATTATGAAGCCTGGAATTATGATTGGTACAGAAGATAGGATTTTGAATAGATGGGCACAATTTGCCAAAAAATGGAGCTTTCTTCCACTCATTGGAGATGGATCTACAAA GATTCAACCAGTTTACGTTATTGATGTGGCTGCTGCAATTATGGCTTCCTTGAAAGATGATGGTAGTAGCATGGGAAAGGTTTATGAGCTTGGTGGACCAGAGGTTTATACTCTACATCAACTG GCAGAACTGATGTATGACATGATACGGGAATGGCCACGATATGTGAAAATTCCTTTCCCTATTGCAAAG GCAATTGCAACTCCTCGAGAATTGTTGTTAAAGAAAGTGCCATTCCCTTTACCCAACCCAGACATATTCAATCTGGATCAGATCAACTCTTTCACTGTGGACACTGTAGTCTCAGATAAtg CTTTGACATTCAAGGATCTCGGTATTGTTCCTCACAAACTGAAAGGCTACCCTGTAGAGTACCTGATATCGTACCGCAAGGGTGGACCATCTTTTGGCTCTACAGTCAGTGAAAGAGTAACAGCAGAGTAA